The region TGCTGCAGATCGTGGCGACCATGCAGGTCTTCATCGAGCCCTACCTGCTCACCGGCGGCGGCCCCGAGAACGCCACGGTCAGCGTCGTCTACCTCATGTACCAGTACGCCTTCAACTTCGGCAATCTCAACGCGGGCAACGCGCTCGGCCTGATGCTCATGATCGTGCTCATGGTGTTCTCCGCGATCTACCTGCGCGTCTCGCGCGACAACACGGTGTGAGGGGAGCGACCATGTCCAACATCACCGTCATGCCCGACCGCTCGGCCGGGACGCCGGCCACCTCCGCCCGGCACGAGCGCCGCGGGCAGCGGCGGCCCCGCAAGCCGATCAACACGCAGTTCCGCACCGCCGTCTCGCCGCACCAGCTCAACACGACGCGTGGCCGGATCATCTACTGGATCGTGCTGGTGATCGTGGTGGTGAGCTTCACCGCCGCGTTCGTCTTCCCGCTCTACTGGATGATCACCGGTGCGATGAAGTCCACCGAGGAACTCAACGCGATCCCGCCGACCTTCCTGCCGTCGCACTTCTCCCTGGACGGCTACCTGCAGGCGTGGGATCTGCTTGGCCTCGGCACGCTGCTCGGCAACACGGCCCTGTACGCCGGCGGCGCCTGGCTGCTGACGCTCGCGGTGGACGTCTCGGCGGCCTACGCCCTGTCGAAGCTCCGCCCGGCGCTCGGCAAGGTCGTCCTGGCCCTGATGCTGTCGACGCTGATGATCCCGCCCATGGTCATCATGCTTCCGGCGTACCTCACGGTGAAGGACGTGCCGTTCTTCCACTGGAACCTGCTGAACACGCCGTGGGCGATCTGGCTGCCGGCCGCGGCCAACGGCTTCAACGTCTTCCTGCTCAAGCGGTTCTTCGACTCGATCCCGAGGGAACTGCTCGAAGCCGCCGAGATCGACGGCGCGTCGCCGGGCCGCATCCTGTGGTCGGTGGTGATACCGATCTCCCGGCCCATCCTCGGCGTGGTCTCCATCCTCACCGTCGTCAACGTCTGGCGCGACTTCGTCTGGCCGCTGCTGGTCCTGCCGGACAGCGACAAGATGTCGGTGAGCATCGGCATCGCCTCGCTCTCCTCGCAGATGCCGCAGAACGTGCTGGTCGCCTCCCTGGTGATCGCGAGCATCCCGACCATCGTCGTGTTCTTCCTGTTCCAGCGGCACATCATGGCCGGTCTCACCGCCGGCAGCCTCAAGGGCTGACGCCCCGATCTGTCGCCTTCACCCGTAAGGAGTTGTATTCAGCATGCCCGGCAACACCTCGACCCCCGATTGGTGGCGCGGGGCCGCGATCTACCAGGTCTACCTGCGCAGCTTCGCCGACGGGAACGGCGACGGGACG is a window of Microbispora sp. NBC_01189 DNA encoding:
- a CDS encoding carbohydrate ABC transporter permease yields the protein MSNITVMPDRSAGTPATSARHERRGQRRPRKPINTQFRTAVSPHQLNTTRGRIIYWIVLVIVVVSFTAAFVFPLYWMITGAMKSTEELNAIPPTFLPSHFSLDGYLQAWDLLGLGTLLGNTALYAGGAWLLTLAVDVSAAYALSKLRPALGKVVLALMLSTLMIPPMVIMLPAYLTVKDVPFFHWNLLNTPWAIWLPAAANGFNVFLLKRFFDSIPRELLEAAEIDGASPGRILWSVVIPISRPILGVVSILTVVNVWRDFVWPLLVLPDSDKMSVSIGIASLSSQMPQNVLVASLVIASIPTIVVFFLFQRHIMAGLTAGSLKG